TTCGAGGCCTCGGCCGCTACGCCGGCAGGTCGTCGTCCAGTCCGCACACCAGCGCCAGGACGGCATCGGGGCGCAGGTGCAGCAGTTCTCCTGCGTCACGCAGATCGTCGGCCAACCCGGGGTGCTCCCAGCCGTCCCGGCTGTGCCGCGCCAGGCGAATGGCCACTTGAACGTTGCGGACCTGCGGCGCATCGGCCTTCCGGTCGTCGGCAATGCGCACCAGCAGTTCGGGCAGGCGCCAGGCTTTCATGAGCGATTGCTGCAGGTCGGCCAGTTCGACTTTCAGCACTTCCCGTTGGGCCTCGTGCGATCGCAGCCCGGGACGAAGGCGCTGCTGTTCGACGACGGCCAGTGCCAGCGCGGGGGCATGGCACCACAACAGCATCTCCGCGAAGTCGTGCAACAGCGCCGCCTGGTGGATGACGGCGGCGTCGTGATCGAGCCGGTGCACAGCGAAGCCCAGCGCGAACCGCGCGGCGCGCGCAGAACGCCGCCACACCGCCCGCAGCCCTGCCAGGGCGTGCGGGCCGGCGGCGGCCAGCCGCTCCTCCACCGTCGCCAGGGCGCCGAACTCCCGGAAAAACGGCGAGATGCCCATGACGACGAGCGCGGCCGTTACCGTCTCGGCGCTGGTGACCATGCGGTCGCCGTGGAGCCGGGCGACGGTCACGAGCACCTTCAGCGCCATCAACGGGTCGTCCGCGATGGTCTCGCCGAGCAGGTTGGCGTCGACGGCATCCTCCCGGCCCGCCAGCCCTTCCAGCGTTTCGGCGGTGGTGCGCAGCACCGGGATGTCGGCCGCTTCGAAATGGCGCGTCCATGCGGCCAGGTCGGGCAGCGGTCGGTCCAGCAGGGGGAAGCGATCGAGACGTCATGGCACTTCCACGGGTGACGCCATTACTTCGGTCGTCTGCGCCGACACTTGAGTGCGGGCGATCCCGGAGAGCCCAGCCGGCCATGCCCCCAAGACATCACCACTTGAAAGGTGCGGCGGCGTCCTCATGTCCGGCGCCAGTCGTGTCCCTCAACACCACCGCGTGCCCATGACCCAACCGAAACAGACCCTGTCCTTTCAGGCGGAGGTGCAGCAGATCCTCCACCTCGTCACGCACTCGCTGTACTCGAACAAGGAGATCTTCCTTCGCGAGTTGATCTCGAACGCGTCCGACGCCTGCGACAAGCTCCGCTTCGAGGCGCTGCACGAGGCCAAGTTGCTGGAGGACGCGCCCGACCTGAAGGTGCAACTGCTGGTGGACGAGGCGGCGCGGACGCTGACCATCCGAGACAACGGCATCGGCATGAGCGGGGACGAGGCCGTGGCCCACCTCGGCACCATCGCCAAGAGCGGGACGCGGGAGTTCATGTCCCGCCTGGAAGGCGACCAGAAGAAGGACGCCAGCCTGATCGGCCAGTTCGGTGTGGGCTTCTATTCGGGCTTCATCGTCGCCGACCGCATCACCGTCGAGTCGCGGCGCGCCGGGCTGTCGCCGGAGGAAGGCGTGCGCTGGTCCTCCGATGGCACCGGCCAGTTCGATGTCGAACCGATCACCCGGGCCACCCGTGGCACCGACGTGATCCTGCACCTGCGCGAGGGCGAAGAGGACTTCCTGCAGCCCTGGAAGCTGCGCTCCATCGTGTCCCGCTACTCGGACCACATCTCGTTGCCCATCCTGATGCGAAAGCAGGTCTGGGACGGCGACAAGGGGGAGCAGCGCGACACCGACGAATGGGAGACGGTCAACAAGGCCGCCGCGTTGTGGACCCGCTCGAAGGCCGACATCACCGATGCAGAGTACCAGGAGTTCTACAAGCAGCTCACCTACGACACCGAGCCGCCGCTGGCCTACACCCACAACCGTGTGGAGGGCCGCAGCGAGTACACCCAGCTGCTCTACATCCCGGCCAAGGCGCCGTTCGACCTCTGGAACCGCGACAAGCGCGGCGGCGTGAAGCTGTACGTCAAGCGCGTCTTCATCATGGACGACGCCGAGGCGCTGATGCCGGTGTACCTGCGCTTCGTCAAGGGCGTCATCGACTCGGCCGACCTGCCGCTCAACGTGAGCCGCGAGCTGCTGCAGGAAAGCCGCGACGTGAAGGCCATCCGCGAAGGCTCGACCAAGCGCGTCCTGACGATGCTGGAGGACCTGGCCGAGAACCAGAAGGACCGCTACGCCCAGTTCTGGGAGGACTTCGGCGCCGTGCTGAAGGAGGGCATCGGGGAGGACAACGCCAACCGCGAGCGGCTGGCCAAGCTGCTGCGTTTCGCCTCGACGCACGCCGACGCCGGCGTGTCCTTCGCCGACTACGCGGGCCGCATGAAGGAGGGGCAGGAGGCGATCTACTACATCACCGCCGACACCCTGGCGGCGGCGAAGAGCAGCCCCCAGCTCGAGATCTTCCGCAAGAAGGGCATCGAGGTGCTGCTGCTGACCGACCGCGTGGACGAGTGGATGCTGAGCCACCTCTACGAATTCGACGGCAAGCCGCTGCAGAGCGTGGCCAAGGGCGCCGTGGACCTGGGCGCGTTGCAGGACGAAGGCGAGAAGCAGCAGGCCGATCAGGCGGCCAAGGCGATCAAGCCGGTGATCGAGCGGCTGAAGACGGCGTTGAAGGACCGCGCGAAGGACGTCCGCGTCACCGGCCGCCTGGTCGAGTCGCCGGCCTGCCTGGTCGTCGAGGAGGGCGACATGAGCGCGCACCTTGCGCGGCTGCTGAAGCAGGCGGGGCAGCAGGCGCCCGCCAGCCAGCCCATCCTCGAGGTGAACGCCGAGCACCCCTTGGTCAAGCGGCTGGAGAGTGATCCCCGGTTCGACGACCTGGCGCACCTGCTGTTCGACCAGGCCTGGCTGGCCGAGGGCGGGCAGTTGGAGGACCCCGCGGCGCATGTCCGGCGGGTGACCCGGCTGCTGCTGGAGCCGGTTAGCGGCTGACGCCGCCGGCCTGAGGCCGGCCAGCGGCGGCCGGTCACGGCGCGACGGGCGGGGCGGACATCGCCTCCAGTTGCTCCTGCAACTGCTGGGTCTGCTGGCTCCAGTAGGCCGGCGTGCCGAACCAGGGGAAGGCGGCCGGGAAGGCCGGGTCGTCCCACCGCGCGGCCAGCCAGCCGGCGTGGTGCACCATCCGCAGCGTGCGCAGCGGTTCCACCAGCGTCAGCTCGCGCTGCGACAGCGGACGAATCTGCGTGTAGCCGTCGAGCAGCGCCGCCCACTGCACCGGATCGCCGGGTGAAGCCAGCATCCACAGGTCGTGCACCGCCGGGCCGGTGCAGGCGTCGTCGAAGTCGACGAAGTGCGGCCCCTCCGCCTCACGCCACAGCACGTTGCCGGGATGGCAGTCGCCGTGCAGCCGCAGGCGCGGCACGTCGGCCGCGGCGGCGAAGGCGCCTTCGACCGCCTGCAAGGCGGCCTCGCAGGCCGCCGCCCAGGGCCGCCGCTGCGGTTCGTCCAGCCAGGGGCTGTCGAGCAACAGTGCCTGGGCGCGCCGGCCCCAGGTGGCCGGTGAGAGGGTCAGCCGGTGCTCGAAGGGCCGCCGGCCGCCGACGACATGCAGACGGGCGATGAAGCGGCCCAACCAGCGCAGGGTCTGGTCGTCTTCCAATTCCGGCGCGCGGCCGGCGTGGCGGGCGCTGATGCTGAAGAGCATGTCGACCCCGTCGCCCAGGCGGACGCTGCCCAACGTTCCGCCGTCGGGCAGCGCCAGTGGCGGCACCGCCGGCACTTCGTCGTCGGCCAGTTCGCGCACCAGCGCGTGTTCCTCCAGGATCTGCTGCCGGCTCCAGCGTCCCGGGCGGTAGAACTTGGCGACGACCGCTGAGCCGTCCTCGAGGTGGAGCAGGAAGACGCGGTTCTCGTAGGAATTGAGCTGCAGCAGGCGGCCGTCGCCGTAGAGGCCGACCTGTTCCAAAGCGTCGAGGACCTTGGGCGGTGTCAGTCCCGCATAGCTGTCGCGTGGCGACGACGCCGGCCGGGTGCTGGTGGTGGGCGGATGGGCGTCCATCGCCCCATGCTACGACGGGGCGGTGTTGGCCCTTCAGGCGCGTCCGGCGGGCGGTGTGCGCGGCGAGTCGACGACGATGCCAACGATGTCGTCGGGGCTCTCGCCCGGGACCGGCTGGGCGGGGGTCGAGGGCATGGTCGACGGGCCGAAGCCGGCGCTTCCCGGGCCACCAGCGTCCTGCCGCAGGTCCGGGCTGAAGAAGGAATCCTGGAATGCGGTCGAGTCCTGCCACAACGGGGCCCGCTCTCGACGTCGCGTGCCGGCGATCTCGCCCGACGGCTCGCGTGCGGGCCGAACGCTGGGGGCCGGCTGCGGACCCCGCGTCGCGTTGGCGCCGCTGGGGACGAGCAACTGCAGCTCGGGGATCGAGGGCAGGTGGTCGGCCGGGCAACGCAGGTACCGCACCCGGCATGCCGCCAGCACGGCCTGCTTGATCTGCAGCACGCGCCGGGAGTTGGCGCGGTCGTTGTGCAGGTCGACGGCCGCCAGGACGCGGCCGTTGGCGCTGCACACGGCGAAGGTCACGTGCGTGCTGCCCAGCAGCTCGTACCAGTAGCGCACTTCCTCCGGGTCGTCGGGCTGGCAGAAGCGCACCAGCGGCAGCTTGGACAGCACGATGTGGTGCGGCAGCGCCTCGCGCAGCTGACGGTACACCCGGCGTTCCTCGGCGCTGAACACCGGCCGCGGGGTCAGCGCCCACTCGGTGGGCAGCGGCTTGGGCCGGGGAGCCCTGCGGGCGAGCAGCAGAAGCCCCGCGAGCACCACGGCCAGTGCGGCCGCTGCGAGGGCAACAATCCAGGGGAGCATCGGCTGCATCGGAATTCGCCGGCCATCGCCGCAGGCCCTGCGGCAACATGTGGTTTCAATTCCCCATGTTAGCGGCGGGCTGGACGGCGCCGCATCCCCCGAGACACCGGGGTTCGATGGCGGATCCGGGAGCTTACTGCGGCGAGGACGCACCGATCGCCGCCGTGCTTTGCGTCCGCAGGATGTGGTCGGCGGGCCGCTGCGCCCGGTGCCGCCGGCGATCCCGGCCAAACGTCGGTCGCGTGCGCTATACTCGCGGGCTTTGCTGGCGTTCCAGCGGCCCATTGCGGGCTGCATGGGCCACGAACGACGTGGCAGTCAGCAGACACCGCAAGGAGGGCACATCCGGTCAGCGCCGGAGCGCCTTCCCGCTGAGAGGCCGCAGGTCGCTTCCATCCGTGGGGCGGCCGACAAGCGGCACCGATGCCGCGGTGCACGGCGGTCGCCTTGTGGCGGCCGGTCCCCAACTGCCGCCGGCCTGCGGGTCGGACGGTTTCAGAAAGTCCCTCATGAAGACCTTCAGCGCCAAGCCGGCCGAAGTGAAGCACGAGTGGTTTGTGATTGACGCCACCGACAAGGTGCTCGGACGTGTTGCCAGCGAAGTGGCACTCCGTTTGCGCGGCAAGCACAAGGCCATCTACACGCCTCACGTGGACACCGGCGACTTCATCATCGTCGTCAACGCCGACAAGCTCCGTGTCACCGGCAACAAGGCCAACGACAAGATCTACTACCGGCATTCGGGCTACCCCGGTGGCATCTACGCCACCAAGTTCAAGGACATGCAGGCCAAGCACCCCGGCCGCGCCCTTGAAAAGGCGGTCAAGGGCATGCTGCCCAAGGGCCCGCTGGGTTACGCCATGGTGAAGAAGCTGAAGGTGTATGCCGGTGGATCGCACCCGCACACCGCCCAGCAGCCCAAGACGCTGGACATCTAAGGAGCGGCGATGATCGGAAATTGGAACTACGGTACCGGCCGTCGCAAGTCCTCGGTGGCTCGCGTGTTCATCAAGCGAGGCTCGGGCCAGATCGTCGTCAACGGCAAGCCGGTGGAGCAGTACTTCGGCCGCCAGACGTCGATCATGATCGTCAAGCAGCCGCTGTTCTTGACGAACAACGTCGAAGCCTTCGACATCAAGGTGAACGTCCATGGCGGCGGCGAGTCGGGCCAGGCCGGCGCGGTGCGCCACGGCATCACCCGCGCGCTGATCGACTACGACGCGACGCTCAAGCCGGACCTGTCGCGGGCCGGTTTCGTGACCCGCGATGCGCGCGAGGTCGAGCGCAAGAAGGTCGGTCTGCACGGCGCCCGCCGCCGCAAGCAGTTCAGCAAGCGCTGATCTCGGACGCCGGGCGGTTCAACGCCCGGCCCTTTGTGCCGGCCGGTGGGTTCGGCTGATCGAAAGCCGCCGCTGCGCGGCTTTCGCCGCTCTTGCATGGGGGTGGCAAGGCCGCAGCCCCTCCAAGGGGATGGCGGCCGTGCCATCATTGCCCCACTGCCGACGATGGAGATGACGACATGAGCGCCTTGGCCGAAGCCCTGCCGCAAACCGAACAGATGCCCGTCCCGCTGGTCTTCACCGACAGCGCGGCGGCCAAGGTGGCCGACCTGGTGGCCGAGGAAGGCAACCCGGACCTGAAGCTGCGCGTCTTCGTGCAGGGCGGCGGCTGCTCCGGATTCCAGTACGGCTTCACCTTCGACGAGGTGGTCAACGAGGACGACACGCAGATGCAGAAGAACGGCGTCACCCTGCTGATCGACGCCATGAGCCTGCAGTACCTGGTCGGCGCCGAGATCGACTACAAGGAAGACCTGCAGG
The sequence above is a segment of the Aquabacterium sp. J223 genome. Coding sequences within it:
- a CDS encoding serine/threonine protein kinase codes for the protein MDAHPPTTSTRPASSPRDSYAGLTPPKVLDALEQVGLYGDGRLLQLNSYENRVFLLHLEDGSAVVAKFYRPGRWSRQQILEEHALVRELADDEVPAVPPLALPDGGTLGSVRLGDGVDMLFSISARHAGRAPELEDDQTLRWLGRFIARLHVVGGRRPFEHRLTLSPATWGRRAQALLLDSPWLDEPQRRPWAAACEAALQAVEGAFAAAADVPRLRLHGDCHPGNVLWREAEGPHFVDFDDACTGPAVHDLWMLASPGDPVQWAALLDGYTQIRPLSQRELTLVEPLRTLRMVHHAGWLAARWDDPAFPAAFPWFGTPAYWSQQTQQLQEQLEAMSAPPVAP
- the rpsI gene encoding 30S ribosomal protein S9 is translated as MIGNWNYGTGRRKSSVARVFIKRGSGQIVVNGKPVEQYFGRQTSIMIVKQPLFLTNNVEAFDIKVNVHGGGESGQAGAVRHGITRALIDYDATLKPDLSRAGFVTRDAREVERKKVGLHGARRRKQFSKR
- the rplM gene encoding 50S ribosomal protein L13, which translates into the protein MKTFSAKPAEVKHEWFVIDATDKVLGRVASEVALRLRGKHKAIYTPHVDTGDFIIVVNADKLRVTGNKANDKIYYRHSGYPGGIYATKFKDMQAKHPGRALEKAVKGMLPKGPLGYAMVKKLKVYAGGSHPHTAQQPKTLDI
- the erpA gene encoding iron-sulfur cluster insertion protein ErpA, which gives rise to MSALAEALPQTEQMPVPLVFTDSAAAKVADLVAEEGNPDLKLRVFVQGGGCSGFQYGFTFDEVVNEDDTQMQKNGVTLLIDAMSLQYLVGAEIDYKEDLQGAQFVIKNPNATTTCGCGSSFSV
- the htpG gene encoding molecular chaperone HtpG, whose translation is MTQPKQTLSFQAEVQQILHLVTHSLYSNKEIFLRELISNASDACDKLRFEALHEAKLLEDAPDLKVQLLVDEAARTLTIRDNGIGMSGDEAVAHLGTIAKSGTREFMSRLEGDQKKDASLIGQFGVGFYSGFIVADRITVESRRAGLSPEEGVRWSSDGTGQFDVEPITRATRGTDVILHLREGEEDFLQPWKLRSIVSRYSDHISLPILMRKQVWDGDKGEQRDTDEWETVNKAAALWTRSKADITDAEYQEFYKQLTYDTEPPLAYTHNRVEGRSEYTQLLYIPAKAPFDLWNRDKRGGVKLYVKRVFIMDDAEALMPVYLRFVKGVIDSADLPLNVSRELLQESRDVKAIREGSTKRVLTMLEDLAENQKDRYAQFWEDFGAVLKEGIGEDNANRERLAKLLRFASTHADAGVSFADYAGRMKEGQEAIYYITADTLAAAKSSPQLEIFRKKGIEVLLLTDRVDEWMLSHLYEFDGKPLQSVAKGAVDLGALQDEGEKQQADQAAKAIKPVIERLKTALKDRAKDVRVTGRLVESPACLVVEEGDMSAHLARLLKQAGQQAPASQPILEVNAEHPLVKRLESDPRFDDLAHLLFDQAWLAEGGQLEDPAAHVRRVTRLLLEPVSG
- a CDS encoding HDOD domain-containing protein is translated as MLRTTAETLEGLAGREDAVDANLLGETIADDPLMALKVLVTVARLHGDRMVTSAETVTAALVVMGISPFFREFGALATVEERLAAAGPHALAGLRAVWRRSARAARFALGFAVHRLDHDAAVIHQAALLHDFAEMLLWCHAPALALAVVEQQRLRPGLRSHEAQREVLKVELADLQQSLMKAWRLPELLVRIADDRKADAPQVRNVQVAIRLARHSRDGWEHPGLADDLRDAGELLHLRPDAVLALVCGLDDDLPA
- a CDS encoding DUF2726 domain-containing protein codes for the protein MQPMLPWIVALAAAALAVVLAGLLLLARRAPRPKPLPTEWALTPRPVFSAEERRVYRQLREALPHHIVLSKLPLVRFCQPDDPEEVRYWYELLGSTHVTFAVCSANGRVLAAVDLHNDRANSRRVLQIKQAVLAACRVRYLRCPADHLPSIPELQLLVPSGANATRGPQPAPSVRPAREPSGEIAGTRRRERAPLWQDSTAFQDSFFSPDLRQDAGGPGSAGFGPSTMPSTPAQPVPGESPDDIVGIVVDSPRTPPAGRA